The window CAGTACATCCTCAAACCGTTCACCTTCCGCTCGTTGCAGGACAAGCTGGTGCAGTACCGGGAGTTCCGGCAGCAGCTCCGCGACGGCGCCAGCATCTCCGGTCAGCTCGACATCGACCGGGCGCTGGCGACACTGCGCCGCGGTGGCGGGGAGTCGTTGCCGTCGGGACTGACGGAGGCGACGCTGCAGGACGTCTCGAGGGTGCTGCAGGAGCAGCGGGCGGCCGCGGCGGACACCGGGTTGTCGGCCCTGGAGGTCGCGACCCGCAGCAATCTGTCCCGGGTCACCGCGCGGCGCTACCTCGAGCACCTGGTGGACTCCGGGCCGGTGCAGCGGCACCAGCGGCACGGCCGCAGCGGCCGGCCGGAGATCGAGTACCGCTGGACGGCGTCGTGAGACCGGCCCGACGCACCCGGAGTCGGCTGTGTCACAGTGGACGCATGACCGAACCGAGGTTGGAACCCGAGGATCTCCCCGCAGGTGACACGCCGGACTACCCGGCGATCGACCCGTCCG is drawn from Nakamurella deserti and contains these coding sequences:
- a CDS encoding response regulator, which encodes MTGAAPRPGVGEIAVLVVEDEPLTAEAHAEFVGRVPGFRVTGTVNNAQAAMAFLKQHRVDMVLLDFNLPDAHGLEICRALRMARADVDVIAVTANRDLPSVRAAVSLGVVQYILKPFTFRSLQDKLVQYREFRQQLRDGASISGQLDIDRALATLRRGGGESLPSGLTEATLQDVSRVLQEQRAAAADTGLSALEVATRSNLSRVTARRYLEHLVDSGPVQRHQRHGRSGRPEIEYRWTAS